Proteins from a genomic interval of Gadus morhua chromosome 19, gadMor3.0, whole genome shotgun sequence:
- the ccdc59 gene encoding thyroid transcription factor 1-associated protein 26 homolog isoform X1, with translation MNRGNFAGRAGNNRGGPTNRGGPTNRGGPTYRGGSTNRGAGGPTYRGAGGPTYRGGPTNRGGPTYRGGPTNRGGPTYRGGLTNRGGPTYRGGPTNRGGPNKRKWVQDNKTFEGSLSEGQGFAFRLKQKVQHEYNKLLTKERRKKLQPKSQLKEEYPEHLRHLYEAESTKLKNEALTNRSKRSLARFSVQSETQDTDSPVVKEADTQQAASTESTAGSGAVTDQGDGTAVKAEAPALKAEAPAATEEQKEDSPEPAKPLPVIPMSNRMKRKLTRKSSYQVAQEEFQEANEKRKKKNEEFLTNKQKKETAIQKYKDKKKEMFQVLSKKTKKGQPNLNLQMEYLLQKIQGPQK, from the exons ATGAATCGAGGGAACTTTGCGGGGAGAGCTGGTAACAACAGAGGTGGTCCCACGAACAGAGGGGGTCCCACCAACAGAGGTGGTCCCACTTACAGAGGGGGTTCCACTAACAGAGGAGCTGGTGGTCCCACTTACAGAGGAGCTGGTGGTCCGACTTATAGAGGGGGTCCCACAAACCGTGGTGGTCCGACTTACAGAGGGGGTCCCACAAACCGAGGTGGTCCGACTTACAGAGGTGGTCTCACAAACCGTGGTGGTCCGACTTACAGAGGGGGTCCCACAAACCGAGGTGGTCCCAACAAGAGGAAATGGGTCCAGGACAACAAGACATTCGAGGGGAGCTTGAGTGAAG GTCAAGGGTTTGCTTTTAGGCTTAAGCAAAAAGTCCAACATGAGTACAACAAACTTCTgacgaaggagaggaggaaaaagcTTCAACCCAAATCCCAGCTCAAGGAGGAATACCCCGAGCATCTCAGACATCTGTACGAGGCCGAAAGCACCAAGCTGAAAAACGAAGCTCTTACAAATAGATCCAAAAGATCTCTTGCCCGATTCAGTGTTCAGTCAGAGACGCAAGACACAGACAGCCCTGTTGTGAAGGAGGCTGACACGCAACAAGCAGCCAGCACAGAATCCACCGCTGGGAGCGGAGCTGTTACCGACCAGGGAGACGGCACAGCCGTGAAGGCTGAAGCGCCAGCGCTGAAGGCTGAAGCGCCAGCGGCCACAGAGGAACAAAA GGAGGACTCTCCGGAGCCGGCCAAACCGCTGCCCGTTATTCCCATGAGCAACCGCATGAAGAGGAAACTGACGAGGAAGTCCTCCTACCAGGTCGCACAAGAGGAGTTTCAGGAGGCCaatgaaaagagaaagaagaagaatgag GAGTTTCTGACGAACAAGCAGAAGAAAGAGACTGCCATCCAGAAATACAAGGACAAGAAGAAAGAGATGTTTCAGGTTTTGAGCAAAAAGACCAAGAAAGGACAGCCCAACCTCAACCTGCAGATGGAGTACCTGCTCCAGAAGATCCAAGGACCTCAGAAGTGA
- the ccdc59 gene encoding thyroid transcription factor 1-associated protein 26 homolog isoform X3, whose amino-acid sequence MNRGNFAGRAGNNRGGPTNRGGPTNRGGPTYRGGSTNRGAGGPTYRGAGGPTYRGGPTNRGGPTYRGGPTNRGGPNKRKWVQDNKTFEGSLSEGQGFAFRLKQKVQHEYNKLLTKERRKKLQPKSQLKEEYPEHLRHLYEAESTKLKNEALTNRSKRSLARFSVQSETQDTDSPVVKEADTQQAASTESTAGSGAVTDQGDGTAVKAEAPALKAEAPAATEEQKEDSPEPAKPLPVIPMSNRMKRKLTRKSSYQVAQEEFQEANEKRKKKNEEFLTNKQKKETAIQKYKDKKKEMFQVLSKKTKKGQPNLNLQMEYLLQKIQGPQK is encoded by the exons ATGAATCGAGGGAACTTTGCGGGGAGAGCTGGTAACAACAGAGGTGGTCCCACGAACAGAGGGGGTCCCACCAACAGAGGTGGTCCCACTTACAGAGGGGGTTCCACTAACAGAGGAGCTGGTGGTCCCACTTACAGAGGAGCTGGTGGTCCGACTTATAGAGGGGGTCCCACAAACCGTGGTGGTCCGACTTACAGAGGGGGTCCCACAAACCGAG GTGGTCCCAACAAGAGGAAATGGGTCCAGGACAACAAGACATTCGAGGGGAGCTTGAGTGAAG GTCAAGGGTTTGCTTTTAGGCTTAAGCAAAAAGTCCAACATGAGTACAACAAACTTCTgacgaaggagaggaggaaaaagcTTCAACCCAAATCCCAGCTCAAGGAGGAATACCCCGAGCATCTCAGACATCTGTACGAGGCCGAAAGCACCAAGCTGAAAAACGAAGCTCTTACAAATAGATCCAAAAGATCTCTTGCCCGATTCAGTGTTCAGTCAGAGACGCAAGACACAGACAGCCCTGTTGTGAAGGAGGCTGACACGCAACAAGCAGCCAGCACAGAATCCACCGCTGGGAGCGGAGCTGTTACCGACCAGGGAGACGGCACAGCCGTGAAGGCTGAAGCGCCAGCGCTGAAGGCTGAAGCGCCAGCGGCCACAGAGGAACAAAA GGAGGACTCTCCGGAGCCGGCCAAACCGCTGCCCGTTATTCCCATGAGCAACCGCATGAAGAGGAAACTGACGAGGAAGTCCTCCTACCAGGTCGCACAAGAGGAGTTTCAGGAGGCCaatgaaaagagaaagaagaagaatgag GAGTTTCTGACGAACAAGCAGAAGAAAGAGACTGCCATCCAGAAATACAAGGACAAGAAGAAAGAGATGTTTCAGGTTTTGAGCAAAAAGACCAAGAAAGGACAGCCCAACCTCAACCTGCAGATGGAGTACCTGCTCCAGAAGATCCAAGGACCTCAGAAGTGA
- the prmt8b gene encoding protein arginine N-methyltransferase 8-B isoform X2, with amino-acid sequence MGLRHSSRCLQLRRKMAETDHSEQEPPVAPQAISQSAQPSTLPKPVPTTATTAAPTTTNHVASSPSDDVCPPSPGRGKTAKFLSPEEMTSRDYYFDSYAHFGIHEEMLKDEVRTLTYRNAMYHNKHAFKDKVVLDVGSGTGILSMFAANAGAKHVYGIECSSISEYSEKIIKSNHLHNVITIFKGKVEEVELPVDKVDIIISEWMGYCLFYESMLNTVIFARDKWLKPGGMMFPDRAALYVVAIEDRQYKDFKIHWWENVYGFDMSCIRNVAMREPLVDVVDPKQVVTNTCLLKEVDIYTVKPEDLAFTSAFCLQIQRNDYVHALVTYFNIEFTKCHKKTGFSTAPDSPSTHWKQTVFYLEDYLTARKGEEMFGSIAIRPNEKNKRDLEFTLELDFKGQLCEAAISHDYKMR; translated from the exons ATGGGACTCCGGCATTCTTCCCGCTGCCTGCAGCTCCGGAGGAAGATGGCGGAGACGGACCACTCAGAG CAGGAGCCCCCTGTTGCTCCCCAGGCAATCTCCCAGTCTGCCCAGCCCTCCACGTTGCCTAAACCAGTGCCTACTACTgccaccaccgccgcccccACTACAACCAATCATGTGGCCTCCAGTCCGTCCGACGACGTCTGTCCACCGTCTCCCGGTCGCGGCAAGACGGCCAAATTCCTCAGCCCGGAGGAAATGACATCACGGGACTATTACTTTGACTCCTATGCCCACTTTGGCATCCACGAG GAGATGCTGAAGGACGAGGTGCGGACCCTGACCTACCGCAACGCCATGTACCACAACAAGCACGCCTTCAAAGACAAGGTGGTCCTGGACGTGGGCAGCGGCACGGGCATCCTGTCCATGTTCGCCGCCAATGCTGGCGCCAAGCACGTGTACGGG ATTGAGTGTTCAAGTATATCAGAATACTCTGAGAAGATTATCAAGTCCAATCATCTACACAATG TCATCACCATCTTCaaggggaaggtggaggaggtggagctcccCGTGGACAAGGTGGACATCATCATCTCCGAGTGGATGGGCTACTGCCTCTTCTACGAGTCCATGCTGAACACTGTGATCTTCGCCAGGGATAAGTGGCTG AAACCAGGAGGGATGATGTTCCCGGACAGGGCAGCGCTCTACGTGGTCGCCATTGAGGACCGGCAGTACAAAGACTTCAAGATCCACT GGTGGGAGAACGTGTACGGTTTTGACATGAGCTGCATCCGTAACGTGGCGATGAGAGAACCTCTGGTGGACGTGGTCGACCCCAAGCAGGTCGTCACCAACACCTGCCTCCTCAAG gAGGTGGACATCTACACGGTGAAGCCCGAGGACCTGGCCTTCACCTCCGCCTTCTGCCTGCAGATCCAGAGGAACGACTACGTCCACGCGCTGGTCACCTACTTCAACATCGAGTTCACCAAGTGTCACAAGAAGACCGGTTTCTCCACTG ctccgGACTCCCCCAGCACCCACTGGAAGCAGACCGTGTTCTACCTGGAGGACTACCTGACCgccaggaagggggaggagatgtTTGGCAGCATCGCCATCCGGCCCAACGAGAAGAACAAG CGGGACCTGGAGTTCACCCTGGAGCTAGACTTTAAAGGACAGCTATGTGAGGCAGCTATTTCTCATGATTACAAAATGCGCTAG
- the ccdc59 gene encoding thyroid transcription factor 1-associated protein 26 homolog isoform X2, which translates to MNRGNFAGRAGNNRGGPTNRGGPTNRGGPTYRGGSTNRGAGGPTYRGAGGPTYRGGPTNRGGPTYRGGPTNRGGPTYRGGPTNRGGPNKRKWVQDNKTFEGSLSEGQGFAFRLKQKVQHEYNKLLTKERRKKLQPKSQLKEEYPEHLRHLYEAESTKLKNEALTNRSKRSLARFSVQSETQDTDSPVVKEADTQQAASTESTAGSGAVTDQGDGTAVKAEAPALKAEAPAATEEQKEDSPEPAKPLPVIPMSNRMKRKLTRKSSYQVAQEEFQEANEKRKKKNEEFLTNKQKKETAIQKYKDKKKEMFQVLSKKTKKGQPNLNLQMEYLLQKIQGPQK; encoded by the exons ATGAATCGAGGGAACTTTGCGGGGAGAGCTGGTAACAACAGAGGTGGTCCCACGAACAGAGGGGGTCCCACCAACAGAGGTGGTCCCACTTACAGAGGGGGTTCCACTAACAGAGGAGCTGGTGGTCCCACTTACAGAGGAGCTGGTGGTCCGACTTATAGAGGGGGTCCCACAAACCGTGGTGGTCCGACTTACAGAGGGGGTCCCACAAACCGAGGTGGTCCGACTTACAGAG GGGGTCCCACAAACCGAGGTGGTCCCAACAAGAGGAAATGGGTCCAGGACAACAAGACATTCGAGGGGAGCTTGAGTGAAG GTCAAGGGTTTGCTTTTAGGCTTAAGCAAAAAGTCCAACATGAGTACAACAAACTTCTgacgaaggagaggaggaaaaagcTTCAACCCAAATCCCAGCTCAAGGAGGAATACCCCGAGCATCTCAGACATCTGTACGAGGCCGAAAGCACCAAGCTGAAAAACGAAGCTCTTACAAATAGATCCAAAAGATCTCTTGCCCGATTCAGTGTTCAGTCAGAGACGCAAGACACAGACAGCCCTGTTGTGAAGGAGGCTGACACGCAACAAGCAGCCAGCACAGAATCCACCGCTGGGAGCGGAGCTGTTACCGACCAGGGAGACGGCACAGCCGTGAAGGCTGAAGCGCCAGCGCTGAAGGCTGAAGCGCCAGCGGCCACAGAGGAACAAAA GGAGGACTCTCCGGAGCCGGCCAAACCGCTGCCCGTTATTCCCATGAGCAACCGCATGAAGAGGAAACTGACGAGGAAGTCCTCCTACCAGGTCGCACAAGAGGAGTTTCAGGAGGCCaatgaaaagagaaagaagaagaatgag GAGTTTCTGACGAACAAGCAGAAGAAAGAGACTGCCATCCAGAAATACAAGGACAAGAAGAAAGAGATGTTTCAGGTTTTGAGCAAAAAGACCAAGAAAGGACAGCCCAACCTCAACCTGCAGATGGAGTACCTGCTCCAGAAGATCCAAGGACCTCAGAAGTGA
- the cracr2ab gene encoding ras and EF-hand domain-containing protein isoform X2: protein MEEEGQVNGLSAPGGRGSEWGRISLLDKNQEFFRICDVEAKGFITRTDMRRLHQELPLSSSELEDVFDSLDAGRDGYLSLEAFSSGFSQFLHGRRLSLGDDLGPAPAPGHRVKETLYQSQWDARLAGGEDEEEQHFSMLLESLGAGNVFEDPGEVRSLWAQLRKDEPHLLSNFEEFLARVTHQIKDAKEEKKEMESALQRKAATHDSEIRSLYEEMEAQIKNEKDRLHLKDSERQQLHSQDLEYQLVSKERELDQLSSKQHRLERQCCELSSEKKERHVENVKLKVTNEELVRELDSTSQELTLAQEQLALLQQQASRLHQEKEMEMYRITEGLQREKQSLMKQLDLLREMNKHLKDERDICCGMPRSSLRKKQKQQKAGLANLFDDPSPQSNSEDDSPGPAPYRTPSLFSAPSASANPYARPSISPRGDAPACPQQRPPVKKSPAHLANGHGDAPTSSSSSSSSSSLARARSGKVAKAVTKVKRQPGRTGAAKRGPQRERERGRAGGRRTKEEEEEEEEEERLDGPLDGWPLRRVISIEEDHLPHLLLGGPQPLLHQLSEEEEEEEEEEEEDEDDLEEVGEEAAQSDLEASGVDLTSESMATPPSSSAQQAVGVAVGVAPVAAPVVTRSRFSRMTKTPMAPRGQPVGKETQHPVREGSVSVPERLFKVVLVGNSSVGKTSLLRSFCEGRFSPATSATVGIDYSVKTLTLDNTQVAMQLWDTAGQERYRSITKQFFRKADGVVVMYDVTVEDSFKAVKPWLDNVQEAAGEGIPILLLGNKMDKDEERQVSYKEAFLLAEVAQIMFYEVSAFTGNQVAESLTHLARVLKEQEDRVRDTTIILTAQPVKKKACCK from the exons atggaggaggagggccaggtGAACGGGCTGAGCGcccccggggggcggggctcggAGTGGGGTCGCATCTCCCTGCTGGACAAGAACCAGGAGTTCTTCAGGATCTGTGACGTGGAGGCCAAGGGCTTCATCACACGCACCGACATGAGG aggcTCCACCAAGAGCTGCCCCTATCATCTTCAGAGCTGGAGGATGTGTTTGACTCGCTGGACGCCGGCCGTGACGGCTACCTCTCACTGGAGGCCTTCTCCTCTGGCTTCA GCCAGTTCCTGCACGGTCGGAGGCTCTCATTGGGCGACGacctaggccccgcccccgccccgggGCACCGGGTCAAGGAGACGCTGTACCAGAGCCAATGGGACGCCAGGCTGGCGGGCGGtgaggacgaagaggagcaGCACTTCAGCATGCTGCTGGAGAGTCTGGGGGCCGGCAACGTGTTCGAGGA CCCAGGCGAGGTGCGCAGTCTGTGGGCTCAGCTCAGGAAGGACgagccccacctcctctccaacTTCGAGGAGTTCCTGGCACGCGTCACGCACCAGATCAAGGACgccaaggaggagaagaaggagatggagagtgcTCTGCAGAG GAAGGCAGCCACACATGACAGCGAGATACGCAGCTTGTACGAAGAGATGGAGGCGCAGATCAAGAACGAGAAAGACCGGCTCCATCTGAAG GACTCTGAGCGGCAGCAGCTGCACAGCCAGGACCTGGAGTACCAGCTGGTCTCCAAGGAGAGGGAGCTGGACCAGCTCTCCTCCAAGCAGCACAGG ctggaGCGGCAGTGCTGCGAGCTGAGCAGTGAGAAGAAGGAGCGCCACGTGGAGAACGTGAAGCTGAAGGTGACCAACGAGGAGCTGGTGAGGGAGCTGGACAGCACCAGCCAGGAGCTGACCCTCGCCCAGGAGCAGCTGgcgctgctgcagcagcaggcctCCCGGCTGCACCAGGAGAAGGAGAT GGAGATGTACAGGATAACGGAGGGGCtgcagagagagaagcagagtcTCATGAAACAGCTCGACCTGCTCCG AGAGATGAACAAACATCTGAAGGATGAACGGGACATATGCTGTGGCATG CCGCGGTCCTCACTGAGGaagaagcagaagcagcagaAGGCTGGCCTGGCTAATCTATTCGACGATCCCAGTCCACAGTCCAACAG CGAGGACGactcccccggccccgccccctaccgcaccccctccctcttctccgcCCCCAGCGCTAGCGCTAACCCCTACGCTAGGCCTAGCATTAGCCCCCGGGGCGACGCCCCCGCCTGCCCCCAGCAGAGACCCCCCGTCAAGAagagccccgcccacctcgccaacggccacggcgacgccccgacctcctcctcctcctcctcctcctcttcgtcgctGGCGAGGGCGCGCTCCGGGAAGGTCGCCAAGGCGGTCACCAAGGTCAAGCGTCAGCCGGGCCGCACGGGCGCGGCCAAGAGGGGGCcgcagcgagagagggagagggggagggcgggggggaggaggacgaaggaggaggaggaggaggaggaggaggaggagcgcctgGACGGGCCCCTGGACGGGTGGCCCCTGCGCCGCGTGATCTCCATCGAGGAGGACCACCTTCCccacctgctgctgggggggccCCAGCCCCTCCTGCACCAgctcagtgaggaggaggaggaggaggaggaggaggaggaggaggatgaagacgatctggaggaggtgggggaggaggcagCGCAGAGCGACCTGGAGGCCAGCGGCGTCGACCTGACCAGCGAGTCCatggccacgcccccctccagctCCGCCCAGCAGGCTGTGGGCGTGGCTGTGGGCGTGGCTCCGGTGGCGGCGCCAGTCGTCACCAGGTCCCGCTTCTCCAGGATGACCAAGACCCCCATGGCCCCCCGGGGTCAGCCCGTCGGCAAGGAGACCCAGCAC CCGGTGAGGGAGGGGTCCGTGTCGGTCCCTGAGCGTCTGTTcaaggtggtgctggtggggaacTCCAGCGTGGGAAAGACCTCCCTGCTGCGCTCCTTCTGCGAGGGCCGCTTCAGCCCCGCCACCTCCGCCACCGTGG GTATCGACTACAGCGTGAAGACGCTCACCCTGGACAACACCCAGGTGGCCATGCAGCTGTGGGACACAGCTGGACAGGAGAG GTACCGCAGCATCACCAAGCAGTTCTTCCGGAAGGCGGACGGCGTGGTGGTCATGTACGACGTCACGGTGGAGGACAGCTTCAAGGCCGTCAAGCCCTGGCTGGACAACGTCCAG GAAGCTGCAGGCGAAGGCATCCCCATCCTGTTGCTAGGCAACAAAATGGACAAAGATGAGGAGCGACAGGTCTCCTACAAAGAGGCCTTCCTATTGGCTGAG GTCGCCCAGATCATGTTCTACGAGGTCAGCGCCTTCACAGGGAACCAGGTGGCTGAGTCCCTCACCCACCTGGCCAG AGTTCtaaaggagcaggaggacaggGTGAGAGACACCACCATCATCCTCACCGCCCAGCCCGTGAAGAAGAAAGCCTGCTGCAAGTAG
- the prmt8b gene encoding protein arginine N-methyltransferase 8-B isoform X1, with product MGLRHSSRCLQLRRKMAETDHSEKQEPPVAPQAISQSAQPSTLPKPVPTTATTAAPTTTNHVASSPSDDVCPPSPGRGKTAKFLSPEEMTSRDYYFDSYAHFGIHEEMLKDEVRTLTYRNAMYHNKHAFKDKVVLDVGSGTGILSMFAANAGAKHVYGIECSSISEYSEKIIKSNHLHNVITIFKGKVEEVELPVDKVDIIISEWMGYCLFYESMLNTVIFARDKWLKPGGMMFPDRAALYVVAIEDRQYKDFKIHWWENVYGFDMSCIRNVAMREPLVDVVDPKQVVTNTCLLKEVDIYTVKPEDLAFTSAFCLQIQRNDYVHALVTYFNIEFTKCHKKTGFSTAPDSPSTHWKQTVFYLEDYLTARKGEEMFGSIAIRPNEKNKRDLEFTLELDFKGQLCEAAISHDYKMR from the exons ATGGGACTCCGGCATTCTTCCCGCTGCCTGCAGCTCCGGAGGAAGATGGCGGAGACGGACCACTCAGAG AAGCAGGAGCCCCCTGTTGCTCCCCAGGCAATCTCCCAGTCTGCCCAGCCCTCCACGTTGCCTAAACCAGTGCCTACTACTgccaccaccgccgcccccACTACAACCAATCATGTGGCCTCCAGTCCGTCCGACGACGTCTGTCCACCGTCTCCCGGTCGCGGCAAGACGGCCAAATTCCTCAGCCCGGAGGAAATGACATCACGGGACTATTACTTTGACTCCTATGCCCACTTTGGCATCCACGAG GAGATGCTGAAGGACGAGGTGCGGACCCTGACCTACCGCAACGCCATGTACCACAACAAGCACGCCTTCAAAGACAAGGTGGTCCTGGACGTGGGCAGCGGCACGGGCATCCTGTCCATGTTCGCCGCCAATGCTGGCGCCAAGCACGTGTACGGG ATTGAGTGTTCAAGTATATCAGAATACTCTGAGAAGATTATCAAGTCCAATCATCTACACAATG TCATCACCATCTTCaaggggaaggtggaggaggtggagctcccCGTGGACAAGGTGGACATCATCATCTCCGAGTGGATGGGCTACTGCCTCTTCTACGAGTCCATGCTGAACACTGTGATCTTCGCCAGGGATAAGTGGCTG AAACCAGGAGGGATGATGTTCCCGGACAGGGCAGCGCTCTACGTGGTCGCCATTGAGGACCGGCAGTACAAAGACTTCAAGATCCACT GGTGGGAGAACGTGTACGGTTTTGACATGAGCTGCATCCGTAACGTGGCGATGAGAGAACCTCTGGTGGACGTGGTCGACCCCAAGCAGGTCGTCACCAACACCTGCCTCCTCAAG gAGGTGGACATCTACACGGTGAAGCCCGAGGACCTGGCCTTCACCTCCGCCTTCTGCCTGCAGATCCAGAGGAACGACTACGTCCACGCGCTGGTCACCTACTTCAACATCGAGTTCACCAAGTGTCACAAGAAGACCGGTTTCTCCACTG ctccgGACTCCCCCAGCACCCACTGGAAGCAGACCGTGTTCTACCTGGAGGACTACCTGACCgccaggaagggggaggagatgtTTGGCAGCATCGCCATCCGGCCCAACGAGAAGAACAAG CGGGACCTGGAGTTCACCCTGGAGCTAGACTTTAAAGGACAGCTATGTGAGGCAGCTATTTCTCATGATTACAAAATGCGCTAG
- the cracr2ab gene encoding ras-related protein Rab-44 isoform X1, whose protein sequence is MEEEGQVNGLSAPGGRGSEWGRISLLDKNQEFFRICDVEAKGFITRTDMRRLHQELPLSSSELEDVFDSLDAGRDGYLSLEAFSSGFSQFLHGRRLSLGDDLGPAPAPGHRVKETLYQSQWDARLAGGEDEEEQHFSMLLESLGAGNVFEDPGEVRSLWAQLRKDEPHLLSNFEEFLARVTHQIKDAKEEKKEMESALQRKAATHDSEIRSLYEEMEAQIKNEKDRLHLKDSERQQLHSQDLEYQLVSKERELDQLSSKQHRLERQCCELSSEKKERHVENVKLKVTNEELVRELDSTSQELTLAQEQLALLQQQASRLHQEKEMEMYRITEGLQREKQSLMKQLDLLREMNKHLKDERDICCGMPRSSLRKKQKQQKAGLANLFDDPSPQSNSSLMVDGSYQSLEALPLHHLHIVFVASSSCSEDDSPGPAPYRTPSLFSAPSASANPYARPSISPRGDAPACPQQRPPVKKSPAHLANGHGDAPTSSSSSSSSSSLARARSGKVAKAVTKVKRQPGRTGAAKRGPQRERERGRAGGRRTKEEEEEEEEEERLDGPLDGWPLRRVISIEEDHLPHLLLGGPQPLLHQLSEEEEEEEEEEEEDEDDLEEVGEEAAQSDLEASGVDLTSESMATPPSSSAQQAVGVAVGVAPVAAPVVTRSRFSRMTKTPMAPRGQPVGKETQHPVREGSVSVPERLFKVVLVGNSSVGKTSLLRSFCEGRFSPATSATVGIDYSVKTLTLDNTQVAMQLWDTAGQERYRSITKQFFRKADGVVVMYDVTVEDSFKAVKPWLDNVQEAAGEGIPILLLGNKMDKDEERQVSYKEAFLLAEVAQIMFYEVSAFTGNQVAESLTHLARVLKEQEDRVRDTTIILTAQPVKKKACCK, encoded by the exons atggaggaggagggccaggtGAACGGGCTGAGCGcccccggggggcggggctcggAGTGGGGTCGCATCTCCCTGCTGGACAAGAACCAGGAGTTCTTCAGGATCTGTGACGTGGAGGCCAAGGGCTTCATCACACGCACCGACATGAGG aggcTCCACCAAGAGCTGCCCCTATCATCTTCAGAGCTGGAGGATGTGTTTGACTCGCTGGACGCCGGCCGTGACGGCTACCTCTCACTGGAGGCCTTCTCCTCTGGCTTCA GCCAGTTCCTGCACGGTCGGAGGCTCTCATTGGGCGACGacctaggccccgcccccgccccgggGCACCGGGTCAAGGAGACGCTGTACCAGAGCCAATGGGACGCCAGGCTGGCGGGCGGtgaggacgaagaggagcaGCACTTCAGCATGCTGCTGGAGAGTCTGGGGGCCGGCAACGTGTTCGAGGA CCCAGGCGAGGTGCGCAGTCTGTGGGCTCAGCTCAGGAAGGACgagccccacctcctctccaacTTCGAGGAGTTCCTGGCACGCGTCACGCACCAGATCAAGGACgccaaggaggagaagaaggagatggagagtgcTCTGCAGAG GAAGGCAGCCACACATGACAGCGAGATACGCAGCTTGTACGAAGAGATGGAGGCGCAGATCAAGAACGAGAAAGACCGGCTCCATCTGAAG GACTCTGAGCGGCAGCAGCTGCACAGCCAGGACCTGGAGTACCAGCTGGTCTCCAAGGAGAGGGAGCTGGACCAGCTCTCCTCCAAGCAGCACAGG ctggaGCGGCAGTGCTGCGAGCTGAGCAGTGAGAAGAAGGAGCGCCACGTGGAGAACGTGAAGCTGAAGGTGACCAACGAGGAGCTGGTGAGGGAGCTGGACAGCACCAGCCAGGAGCTGACCCTCGCCCAGGAGCAGCTGgcgctgctgcagcagcaggcctCCCGGCTGCACCAGGAGAAGGAGAT GGAGATGTACAGGATAACGGAGGGGCtgcagagagagaagcagagtcTCATGAAACAGCTCGACCTGCTCCG AGAGATGAACAAACATCTGAAGGATGAACGGGACATATGCTGTGGCATG CCGCGGTCCTCACTGAGGaagaagcagaagcagcagaAGGCTGGCCTGGCTAATCTATTCGACGATCCCAGTCCACAGTCCAACAG CTCCCTGATGGTGGACGGGTCCTACCAGTCTCTGGAGGCCCTGCCCTTGCACCACCTTCATATCGTGTTTGTCGCTTCCTCTTCCTGCAGCGAGGACGactcccccggccccgccccctaccgcaccccctccctcttctccgcCCCCAGCGCTAGCGCTAACCCCTACGCTAGGCCTAGCATTAGCCCCCGGGGCGACGCCCCCGCCTGCCCCCAGCAGAGACCCCCCGTCAAGAagagccccgcccacctcgccaacggccacggcgacgccccgacctcctcctcctcctcctcctcctcttcgtcgctGGCGAGGGCGCGCTCCGGGAAGGTCGCCAAGGCGGTCACCAAGGTCAAGCGTCAGCCGGGCCGCACGGGCGCGGCCAAGAGGGGGCcgcagcgagagagggagagggggagggcgggggggaggaggacgaaggaggaggaggaggaggaggaggaggaggagcgcctgGACGGGCCCCTGGACGGGTGGCCCCTGCGCCGCGTGATCTCCATCGAGGAGGACCACCTTCCccacctgctgctgggggggccCCAGCCCCTCCTGCACCAgctcagtgaggaggaggaggaggaggaggaggaggaggaggaggatgaagacgatctggaggaggtgggggaggaggcagCGCAGAGCGACCTGGAGGCCAGCGGCGTCGACCTGACCAGCGAGTCCatggccacgcccccctccagctCCGCCCAGCAGGCTGTGGGCGTGGCTGTGGGCGTGGCTCCGGTGGCGGCGCCAGTCGTCACCAGGTCCCGCTTCTCCAGGATGACCAAGACCCCCATGGCCCCCCGGGGTCAGCCCGTCGGCAAGGAGACCCAGCAC CCGGTGAGGGAGGGGTCCGTGTCGGTCCCTGAGCGTCTGTTcaaggtggtgctggtggggaacTCCAGCGTGGGAAAGACCTCCCTGCTGCGCTCCTTCTGCGAGGGCCGCTTCAGCCCCGCCACCTCCGCCACCGTGG GTATCGACTACAGCGTGAAGACGCTCACCCTGGACAACACCCAGGTGGCCATGCAGCTGTGGGACACAGCTGGACAGGAGAG GTACCGCAGCATCACCAAGCAGTTCTTCCGGAAGGCGGACGGCGTGGTGGTCATGTACGACGTCACGGTGGAGGACAGCTTCAAGGCCGTCAAGCCCTGGCTGGACAACGTCCAG GAAGCTGCAGGCGAAGGCATCCCCATCCTGTTGCTAGGCAACAAAATGGACAAAGATGAGGAGCGACAGGTCTCCTACAAAGAGGCCTTCCTATTGGCTGAG GTCGCCCAGATCATGTTCTACGAGGTCAGCGCCTTCACAGGGAACCAGGTGGCTGAGTCCCTCACCCACCTGGCCAG AGTTCtaaaggagcaggaggacaggGTGAGAGACACCACCATCATCCTCACCGCCCAGCCCGTGAAGAAGAAAGCCTGCTGCAAGTAG